From the Mastacembelus armatus chromosome 14, fMasArm1.2, whole genome shotgun sequence genome, one window contains:
- the c14h5orf24 gene encoding UPF0461 protein C5orf24 homolog produces the protein MMRQVTSSDFCMNSRPSCLAEDGHHPASHFDLCTSQSNKFYPPPPPPSLQMTLAPMALPTQSHKPMVCQRQEVLGGGSRSSGKVPGIKSTDQAPDDPKKKNKAVGKTGRRGRPLGTTKLAGYRTSTGRPLGTTRAAGFKTSPGRPLGTTRAAGYKVSPGRPPGSIKGLSRLNKLAYSSTCSGAAFPYPLPHKEILCEPSCKDKTATE, from the coding sequence ATGATGCGCCAGGTGACGAGCAGTGACTTCTGCATGAACAGCAGGCCGTCGTGCCTCGCAGAGGATGGCCACCACCCTGCCTCCCACTTTGACCTGTGCACCTCCCAGTCCAACAAGTTttacccccctccccctccaccGTCCCTTCAGATGACCCTGGCGCCCATGGCCTTACCCACCCAGAGCCACAAGCCCATGGTGTGCCAGAGACAGGAAGTGCTTGGGGGTGGCTCCCGCTCGTCTGGAAAAGTCCCAGGCATTAAAAGCACTGATCAGGCGCCAGACGACcccaagaagaagaacaaggcTGTCGGGAAGACGGGCAGACGGGGGAGGCCTTTGGGAACCACCAAGTTAGCCGGATACAGAACCAGCACGGGGCGACCCCTCGGCACCACCAGAGCGGCCGGGTTCAAGACGAGCCCGGGAAGACCGCTGGGCACGACCAGAGCAGCAGGGTACAAGGTCAGCCCTGGGCGGCCTCCCGGCAGCATCAAGGGCCTCTCTCGCCTCAACAAACTGGCTTACAGTAGCACCTGCAGCGGAGCAGCTTTCCCGTATCCGCTGCCACACAAAGAAATCCTCTGTGAACCCTCCTGCAAAGACAAGACAGCTACGGAATAA